The proteins below are encoded in one region of Coffea arabica cultivar ET-39 chromosome 4c, Coffea Arabica ET-39 HiFi, whole genome shotgun sequence:
- the LOC113739207 gene encoding uncharacterized protein, with amino-acid sequence MAALQQPVWPVGDALRSFATVVADNGSEEGFNPGTVSTFRGEPALRIAKKDIMQLALPFQHALVGRFSYSRPPMETVRKFFLELGLKGECAVALLDSNHVLIRPTLEEDYTRLFVRRTWFIKSSPMTLSKWSLDFKANKEISIAPVWVSFPGLPIPFFDRQVLNKLASVLGRLLKVDAATGDLRRPSVARVLVEMDVTQTPVTRIWIGEEEYGFWQNVEYEDWPEFCHFCERFGHDQQICFKKNPALKPNKNPQPQQTLPRPTWIPRQGKKVRRGMQQSTMAGEAGGVEGAEAFVLDQGQPEG; translated from the coding sequence ATGGCGGCACTCCAGCAGCCGGTATGGCCCGTAGGGGATGCTTTGAGGAGTTTCGCGACGGTGGTAGCGGATAATGGCAGTGAGGAGGGGTTTAATCCAGGGACGGTATCGACGTTTAGAGGGGAACCGGCCCTCAGAATCGCGAAAAAGGATATCATGCAATTGGCTCTTCCATTCCAGCACGCACTTGTGGGTCGATTCTCGTACAGCAGGCCACCCATGGAGACGGTGCGGAAGTTCTTTCTGGAGTTGGGTCTGAAGGGGGAGTGTGCGGTCGCCTTGTTAGATTCGAATCACGTTCTCATCAGACCAACACTGGAGGAGGATTACACTAGACTCTTTGTCCGCCGTACGTGGTTCATAAAGAGTTCGCCTATGACTCTTTCGAAGTGGTCGTTGGATTTCAAAGCCAACAAAGAGATCTCAATTGCGCCGGTCTGGGTCAGTTTTCCTGGCTTACCCATACCGTTCTTCGACAGGCAGGTACTGAATAAATTGGCCTCAGTGTTGGGTCGTCTGTTGAAGGTCGATGCAGCAACGGGGGATCTGCGGCGGCCCTCGGTAGCCCGGGTGCTGGTTGAGATGGATGTAACCCAGACGCCTGTGACGCGGATCTGGATAGGGGAGGAAGAGTATGGTTTCTGGCAGAATGTTGAATATGAAGACTGGCCAGAGTTTTGTCATTTTTGTGAACGGTTTGGCCACGATCAGCAGATATGTTTCAAGAAGAACCCAGCGCTAAAACCTAACAAAAATCCGCAACCGCAGCAGACACTCCCTCGGCCCACATGGATTCCGCGGCAGGGGAAAAAGGTGCGGCGGGGTATGCAGCAGTCGACGATGGCTGGAGAGGCGGGCGGAGTTGAAGGGGCTGAGGCGTTCGTTTTGGATCAGGGGCAGCCTGAGGGGTGA
- the LOC113739208 gene encoding uncharacterized protein, with amino-acid sequence MSEEGRLEYVKRMVGFPSAISLAEGKIWVLWDPILNISFSTLAEQLVDMEISSPVGSFFFSAVYARCTGVARRPLWSAMERLASLRQRSWMVAGDFNIITEASERLGRLDRVVINQEWAEMCSVTRVLHLSRGRSDHAPLLIKCGSGRQGKSAFRYLNVWPRHRSFLGVVQEVWGGGGPSRTMSEFYQKLLGVKSKLRVWNKEVFRNIGTRVAELERDMRTTEMQYDTGRTVAAKIVYHEARAAYMKQLAVECGFWRQKSRIKWIHEGDANTAFFHSVVRQMRASNCISGIRSTTGQWLTEAEDIKSSAAAFFQALFSSDRDTDRQPVLPFVLPQVSPGDNERMLALPTTDEVREVVFSISPDSAPGPDGFGSGFYQACWEIVKDSLVAAIQDYFRGGWLPKGVTSTLIVLIPKIQGATRWQEFRPISLCNVSSKIISKLVSNRLNQLLPQLISPWQSGFVLGRQIMDNILLVQEHAKELDRRLEVPNLLLKLDMEKAYDRVEWSFLLFMLRSFGFQEPAVDLIFRLVANNWFSVLVNEEPAGFFKSTRGLARETLEAISDFFKRYQQYSGQKINVAKSGFVCSSWVSETQVELVASILGFPRQFFPLVYLGVPISRGRCSSIAFDGILARVRARIFHWSGKLLSMGGKLILIKHVLNSMPLYLLQVLKPPKAVFVALGRLFNSFLWDKSKDDKRTHWASWEKLCFPTEEGGLGVRLLEDMVKAFSYKLWWRLRQRGSLWSDFMYSKYIGDQHPLKAEVPRPTGTWKRLLGIREVAEKQISWSLGPGMVDFWLDTWCELGPLTALVPAESDRPHFLVAEFLDREGWNRGRLLHWLPATLVDLIVEIPFDLEGQDYILWAKSATGQFSLTSAWELCRQRRTALALPQLVWNKGTPIKISLFAWRLLNNFVPLDSVMRRRGLPLVSRCSCCLQEAESLPYLFVNGPIAREVWGHFASKFGILHCPPDDIQLVWRMWATSLTHIPAHHIRCVLPLVVTWFIWRGRNKARFEGQEFSARGVIVEVGNFLHDLGRANRLDKAQFRGDRDCEWARLAAGTAHKR; translated from the exons ATGTCGGAGGAGGGCCGCCTAGAGTATGTCAAAAGAATGGTTGGTTTCCCATCAGCAATTTCCCTGGCGGAGGGTAAGATTTGGGTTCTTTGGGATCCTATTCTCAACATCAGCTTTAGCACGCTAGCGGAGCAGTTAGTGGATATGGAGATCAGTTCTCCAGTTGGGTCGTTCTTTTTCTCCGCGGTCTATGCCCGATGTACTGGGGTGGCTAGACGTCCGCTTTGGAGTGCTATGGAGAGGTTGGCGTCTTTGAGACAAAGATCCTGGATGGTGGCTGGGGATTTCAATATCATCACGGAGGCGTCAGAAAGGCTTGGG AGATTGGATAGAGTGGTGATTAACCAGGAGTGGGCTGAGATGTGTTCAGTGACACGAGTGTTGCACCTGTCCAGGGGACGGTCAGATCATGCGCCATTACTGATCAAGTGTGGTTCAGGAAGGCAGGGTAAATCGGCCTTCAGGTATCTCAATGTGTGGCCCCGTCACAGGTCCTTTCTTGGGGTTGTTCAAGAGGTATGGGGAGGGGGAGGCCCTTCACGTACGATGTCAGAATTTTATCAAAAACTGTTGGGGGTGAAGAGCAAGTTGAGGGTATGGAACAAGGAGGTTTTCAGGAATATAGGGACCCGGGTGGCGGAGCTCGAGAGGGATATGCGGACTACCGAAATGCAGTATGATACGGGGAGAACTGTGGCAGCGAAGATTGTTTATCATGAGGCTCGGGCGGCATATATGAAGCAATTGGCTGTTGAGTGTGGGTTTTGGCGTCAAAAGTCGAGGATAAAATGGATACATGAGGGGGATGCGAACACGGCTTTCTTCCATTCTGTGGTTCGGCAAATGCGggcttcaaattgcatttctggGATTCGGAGTACGACGGGGCAGTGGCTGACTGAGGCTGAGGACATTAAGAGTTCGGCAGCAGCATTCTTCCAGGCGTTATTCAGTTCGGATAGGGATACTGATCGGCAGCCAGTATTGCCTTTTGTTCTCCCACAGGTGTCTCCGGGGGATAATGAGAGAATGCTGGCCCTGCCAACAACGGATGAGGTGCGAGAAGTGGTGTTCTCGATCAGTCCTGATAGTGCCCCTGGTCCAGACGGCTTTGGGTCAGGCTTTTACCAGGCGTGCTGGGAGATAGTTAAGGATAGTTTAGTGGCTGCTATCCAGGATTATTTTAGAGGGGGGTGGCTGCCAAAAGGAGTAACCAGTACATTGATTGTGTTGATACCCAAAATTCAGGGGGCTACTCGGTGGCAGGAATTCCGGCCAATCAGTCTATGTAATGTAAGCTCCAAGATAATATCTAAATTAGTTTCCAATAGGCTGAATCAGCTCCTACCCCAACTGATCTCTCCTTGGCAGTCTGGCTTTGTTCTGGGCCGTCAAATAATGGATAACATTCTCCTGGTGCAAGAACATGCCAAAGAATTGGACCGTCGCTTGGAGGTTCCGAACCTCTTGTTAAAGCTTGATATGGAGAAGGCATATGATAGAGTGGAGTGGTCCTTTCTCTTGTTCATGCTTAGATCGTTTGGCTTCCAAGAACCTGCGGTTGATCTGATTTTCCGTTTGGTCGCCAATAATTGGTTCTCAGTGCTAGTTAATGAGGAGCCGGCTGGATTCTTCAAGTCAACGAGAGG GCTTGCACGGGAGACATTAGAAGCTATTAGTGACTTCTTCAAACGGTACCAACAGTATTCAGGACAGAAGATTAATGTGGCAAAGAGTGGTTTTGTGTGCTCCTCTTGGGTGTCGGAGACGCAGGTGGAGCTGGTGGCTAGCATTCTGGGCTTTCCGAGGCAATTTTTCCCGCTGGTTTATCTTGGTGTCCCCATTTCCCGAGGTCGATGTTCCTCTATTGCCTTTGATGGGATTCTTGCAAGAGTGAGGGCACGGATCTTCCACTGGAGCGGGAAGTTGTTGTCCATGGGAGGAAAATTAATTCTTATAAAACATGTCTTGAATTCCATGCCGCTCTATCTGCTACAGGTGCTTAAACCCCCCAAGGCAGTGTTTGTTGCCCTGGGAAGATTATTCAACTCCTTCCTATGGGATAAATCCAAGGACGATAAACGAACGCATTGGGCGTCCTGGGAGAAGCTGTGTTTTCCCACGGAGGAAGGTGGGTTAGGGGTTAGGCTGCTGGAGGACATGGTCAAAGCCTTCTCGTATAAACTGTGGTGGAGGCTACGTCAAAGGGGCTCCTTGTGGTCGGATTTTATGTACTCCAAGTATATTGGGGACCAGCACCCGTTGAAAGCGGAGGTACCAAGGCCGACTGGTACATGGAAGCGATTGCTAGGTATACGGGAGGTGGCGGAGAAACAAATTTCATGGAGTCTCGGCCCGGGAATGGTGGATTTCTGGTTGGACACGTGGTGCGAGTTGGGCCCTTTAACTGCATTGGTTCCGGCGGAGAGCGACAGACCACATTTTTTGGTGGCGGAATTCCTTGATAGGGAAGGATGGAACAGAGGCAGACTTCTTCACTGGCTCCCGGCCACTCTGGTGGATTTGATAGTGGAGATTCCTTTCGACCTTGAGGGGCAGGATTATATCCTGTGGGCGAAATCGGCGACAGGGCAATTTTCCTTAACTTCGGCTTGGGAGCTGTGCCGGCAACGTCGGACCGCATTGGCACTGCCTCAACTGGTTTGGAATAAGGGTACACCGATAAAAATTTCACTATTTGCTTGGAGGCTGTTGAACAACTTTGTGCCCTTGGACTCGGTGATGCGTCGACGTGGCCTGCCCTTGGTATCCAGGTGCTCCTGCTGTCTACAAGAGGCGGAATCATTGCCATATCTTTTCGTTAATGGCCCAATAGCGAGGGAGGTTTGGGGACATTTTGCCAGTAAGTTTGGCATTCTTCACTGCCCTCCTGATGATATTCAGCTTGTGTGGAGGATGTGGGCCACTTCGTTGACTCACATCCCTGCTCATCATATTCGGTGTGTCCTACCGTTAGTGGTTACATGGTTCATATGGCGGGGACGAAATAAGGCAAGGTTCGAAGGGCAGGAATTTTCGGCTAGGGGGGTCATCGTGGAAGTTGGCAACTTCTTGCACGACCTGGGAAGAGCAAATAGGCTGGATAAGGCACAGTTTCGGGGTGACCGGGATTGCGAGTGGGCACGGTTAGCAGCGGGTACGGCCCATAAACGGTGA